The sequence AGTCTATCAATTTTACTCAGTTTCACAAACAGATCCCAGACAACGACCCCAACACTTACTGAAATATTAAGCGAATGCTTTGTTCCAAACTGCGGAATTTCTATCACCGCATCACTCTCAGTAACCACTTTTTGTTGAACACCTTTCACTTCATTTCCAAAAATTATTGCGTAAGTCAATTCCTTTTGCACGGAAAAATCGTTGAGGTTTACGGCGAGTTCAGCTTGTTCTATTGAAGCTATAAATACACCTTCATTTTGCAGTTTTGAAACCACTTCCATAATATTTTCGGCATATTCCCAATCCACACTATCCGTTGCGCCTAATGCGGTTTTTTGGATGTCTTTGTGCGGAGGCTGCGCCGTAATACCGCAGAGGTAGATTTTTTTAATTAAAAAAGCATCCGCCGTTCTGAAAACAGAGCCTATATTATTTAAACTTCTAATGTTGTCAAGAATAATTATTAGTGGCGTTTTCTCCGAAGCCTTATATTCTTTAGGATTAATGCGGTCTAGTTCGCTGTTTTTTAACTTTCGGTTTTTCATAAGTGCGTAAAGTTAATTG comes from Aequorivita sublithincola DSM 14238 and encodes:
- a CDS encoding TrmH family RNA methyltransferase; its protein translation is MKNRKLKNSELDRINPKEYKASEKTPLIIILDNIRSLNNIGSVFRTADAFLIKKIYLCGITAQPPHKDIQKTALGATDSVDWEYAENIMEVVSKLQNEGVFIASIEQAELAVNLNDFSVQKELTYAIIFGNEVKGVQQKVVTESDAVIEIPQFGTKHSLNISVSVGVVVWDLFVKLSKIDRL